From Nocardia sp. XZ_19_385, the proteins below share one genomic window:
- a CDS encoding type IV toxin-antitoxin system AbiEi family antitoxin domain-containing protein — protein sequence MTDELLLRKTALKRGVTDYALRQACQSGRLTRLRPGAYAYTNGPADPYGRHLLAIRATADAVGDGVAISHQSAAVLHGLPLLEPPGRQVHATVNRATGGRLTRCLHLHSTRFDEDEVMMVDGVLTTTPARTVADLARTASFCGAVVTGDAAMRTYGLSIDQLTEALQRWHRRRGLSQARQAIFFMDARSESPGESRSRVAMHFAFLPKPELQTEIRDEHGDFVARVDFFLPQHNVIGDFAFPGDSTDVGDLREDVLRGLGAQVVRWTTADLDDFTATASRWRRAIARSATAPPPRWQIR from the coding sequence ATGACCGATGAGCTGTTGCTTCGCAAGACCGCGTTGAAGCGCGGTGTCACGGATTACGCCTTGCGGCAAGCGTGTCAGAGTGGGCGGCTGACGCGGCTCCGGCCGGGAGCGTACGCGTATACGAACGGGCCCGCCGACCCGTATGGGCGGCACTTACTGGCGATCAGGGCGACGGCGGACGCCGTGGGCGATGGTGTCGCGATCAGTCACCAGTCGGCGGCGGTGCTGCACGGATTGCCGCTGCTGGAGCCGCCCGGACGTCAGGTGCACGCCACTGTGAACCGCGCGACCGGCGGGCGCCTGACGAGGTGCCTGCACCTGCACAGCACCCGGTTCGACGAGGACGAGGTGATGATGGTCGACGGGGTCCTGACGACGACTCCGGCCCGCACCGTCGCCGATCTGGCCCGGACCGCGTCGTTCTGCGGAGCCGTCGTCACCGGCGACGCCGCGATGCGCACCTACGGACTCTCGATCGATCAACTGACCGAGGCACTCCAGCGCTGGCACCGCAGGCGCGGGTTGTCGCAAGCACGGCAAGCGATCTTCTTCATGGATGCCCGCAGCGAAAGCCCAGGCGAGTCCCGCAGCCGAGTCGCCATGCACTTCGCCTTCCTCCCCAAACCCGAACTGCAGACCGAGATCCGCGACGAACACGGCGATTTCGTCGCCCGGGTGGACTTCTTTCTGCCCCAGCACAACGTGATCGGCGATTTCGCGTTTCCCGGTGACTCTACGGATGTGGGAGACCTCCGCGAGGATGTCCTCCGCGGCCTCGGCGCCCAAGTGGTCCGCTGGACCACCGCCGACCTGGACGATTTCACTGCCACCGCTTCCCGCTGGCGCAGAGCCATCGCCCGATCCGCCACCGCCCCGCCCCCGCGTTGGCAAATCCGCTGA
- the tuf gene encoding elongation factor Tu yields the protein MAKAKFDRTKLHVNIGTIGHVDHGKTTLTAAITKVLTDKYPGLNSMAAFDSIDKAPEEKARGITINIAHVEYQTERRHYAHVDAPGHADYVKNMITGAAQMDGAILVVAATDGPMPQTREHVLLARQVGVPYILVALNKADLVDDEEILELVELEVRDLLAAQEFDENAPIVRVSALKALEGDPAWTQAILELLDAVDEFIPEPVRDTDKPFLMPIEDVVTITGRGTVVTGRIERGVLKLNDEVELVGIRTKRIKTHVTGIEMFHKLLDQGQAGDAVGLLLRGVKREDVERGQVVVKPGTTTPHTEFEAQVYILGKDEGGRHTPFFNNYRPQFYFRTTDVTGVVTLPKGTEMVMPGDNTEMIVKLIQPIAMDEGLRFAIREGGRTVGAGRVTKILV from the coding sequence GTGGCTAAGGCTAAGTTCGACCGGACCAAATTGCATGTCAACATCGGCACGATCGGTCATGTGGATCATGGCAAGACGACGCTGACGGCGGCGATTACGAAAGTGCTGACGGACAAGTATCCCGGGCTCAATTCGATGGCCGCTTTCGATTCGATCGACAAGGCGCCGGAGGAGAAGGCGCGCGGCATCACGATCAATATCGCGCATGTCGAATATCAAACGGAGCGTAGGCATTACGCGCATGTCGATGCGCCCGGTCACGCCGATTATGTGAAGAACATGATCACCGGGGCGGCGCAGATGGACGGCGCGATTCTCGTGGTGGCCGCCACCGACGGCCCGATGCCGCAGACCCGTGAGCATGTGCTGCTGGCGCGTCAGGTCGGTGTGCCCTACATTCTGGTCGCGTTGAACAAGGCCGATCTGGTCGACGACGAGGAGATCCTGGAACTTGTCGAGCTCGAGGTGCGAGATCTGCTGGCCGCGCAGGAGTTCGACGAAAACGCGCCGATCGTCAGGGTGTCCGCGTTGAAGGCGCTCGAGGGTGACCCGGCGTGGACCCAGGCCATCCTCGAATTGCTCGACGCCGTAGACGAATTCATTCCGGAACCGGTTCGTGACACCGACAAGCCCTTCCTCATGCCGATCGAGGACGTTGTCACCATCACCGGCCGCGGCACCGTCGTCACCGGCCGCATCGAACGCGGCGTGCTGAAACTCAACGACGAAGTCGAACTCGTCGGCATCCGGACCAAGCGCATCAAAACCCACGTCACCGGCATCGAAATGTTCCACAAACTGCTGGACCAGGGCCAAGCCGGCGACGCCGTCGGGCTGCTGCTCCGCGGCGTGAAACGTGAAGACGTCGAACGCGGCCAAGTAGTCGTCAAACCCGGAACCACCACGCCCCACACCGAATTCGAAGCCCAGGTCTACATCCTCGGCAAAGATGAGGGCGGGCGTCACACCCCCTTCTTCAACAACTACCGCCCCCAGTTCTACTTCCGTACTACCGACGTCACCGGCGTGGTAACCCTGCCCAAAGGCACCGAAATGGTCATGCCCGGCGACAACACCGAAATGATCGTAAAACTCATCCAACCCATCGCAATGGACGAAGGCCTCCGCTTCGCCATCCGCGAAGGCGGCCGCACCGTCGGCGCCGGGCGCGTCACCAAGATCCTGGTCTAG